In Panthera leo isolate Ple1 chromosome B3, P.leo_Ple1_pat1.1, whole genome shotgun sequence, a single genomic region encodes these proteins:
- the TECPR2 gene encoding tectonin beta-propeller repeat-containing protein 2 isoform X4, with protein MASVSEPVTFREFCPLYYLLNAIPTKVQKGFRSVVVYLTALDTNGDYIAVGSSIGMLYLYCRHLNQMKKYNFEGKTEPITVVKLLACFDDLVAAGTASGRVAVFQLVSSLPGRNKQLRRFDVTGIHKNSITALAWSPNGMKLFSGDDKGKIVYSSLDLDQGVCNSHLVLEEPSSIVQLDYSQKVLLVSTLQRSLLFYTEEKSVKQIGTQPRKSTGKFGACFIPGLCKQSDLTLYASRPGLRLWKADIHGTVQATFILKDVFAGGVKPFELYPRLESSNRGSCSLPEKHLGLVSCFFQEGWVLSWNEYSIYLLDTVNQATIAGLEGSGDIVSVSCTENEIFFLKGDRNIIRISSRPEGLASIARDSLETSGCTEQVSGQRAEKPSGATVSETRLRGSSVASSVASEPRSRSSSLNSTDSGSGLQAAPEPGRGGQPASQRFSVISSEEFEQELVVKPLKVRKKRKKKSEGGSRSACHSSLESTPCCEFPGDSPQSLSTDLLSVTSSLGSIVDRSSTESPDRESNLSGEVNGVLQENNDPEAFSVLEVPEPAPDVLNEGRDSRPESPRWNHAGETEPHRGVWTSLLELREAVEGSDVTDLREEPCPADEGLNSRQSPWREQAREAGDMEPDDPQSTFSEAPFLDSPPVPSSLSWAPHAEQRLPGTRAGEGGAEGPGRGQGFLTHVEAPGHLGSSPWHAVTDSDTGLKEMAASERDLGSAGGRRTPPVSALATRTREPRLEQPSRDQVLTSSDEEDIYAQGLPSSSSETSVTELGGSRSLQDLSQPGTEDTGLLKSDQFAESWMGYSGPGYGILSLAVSEKYIWCLDYKGGLFCSALPGAGLRWQKFEDAVQQVAVSPSGALLWKIEQKSNRAFACGKVTIKGKRHWYEALPQAVFVALSDDTAWIIRTNGDLYLQTGLSVDRPCARAVKVDCPYPLSQITARNSVVWALTEQRALLYREGVSSFCPEGEQWKCDIVSERQALEPVCITLGDQQTLWALDIRGNLWFRTGIVSKKPQGDDDHWWQVSITDYVVFDQCSLFQTIIHATHSVATAAQVPVEKVADKLRMAFWSQQLQCQPSLLGVNNSGVWISSGKNEFHVAKGNLIGTYWNNVVPRGTASATKWAFVLASTAPTKEGSSLWLCQSSKDLCSVSAQNAQSRPSTVQLPPDAEMRAYAACQDALWALDSLGQVFIRTLSKSCPTGMHWTRLDLSQLAFGSLPATITDGD; from the exons GGGAAAACGGAACCCATCACAGTGGTGAAGCTGCTGGCCTGCTTCGACGACCTCGTGGCCGCGGGCACAGCCTCTGGGAGAGTTGCTGTTTTTCAGCTTGTGTCTTCCTTGCCagggagaaataaacaa CTTCGGAGATTTGATGTCACCGGTATTCACAAAAATAGCATAACAGCTCTGGCTTGGAGCCCCAATGGAATGAAATTGTTCTCTGGAGATGACAAAGGGAAAATTGTGTATTCTTCTCTGGATCTAGACCAG GGCGTCTGTAACTCCCATTTGGTGTTAGAAGAGCCATCTTCAATCGTGCAGCTGGATTATAGCCAGAAAGTTCTGCTCGTGTCTACACTACAAAGAAGCCTGCTTTTTTACACGGAAGAGAAGTCTGTCAAGCAGATTGGAACACAACCAAGGAAAAG CACTGGGAAATTTGGAGCTTGTTTTATACCAGGGCTCTGTAAGCAAAGTGATCTGACTTTGTATGCGTCACGGCCTGGGCTCCGGCTCTGGAAGGCGGACATCCATGGGACTGTTCAAGCCACGTTTATCTTAAAAGATGTCTTTGCCGGAGGAGTCAAGCCTTTCGAACTGTACCCGCGTCTGGAATCCTCCAACAGGGGAAGTTGCAGCTTACCTGAGAAGCACCTGGGGCTCGTTTCATGTTTCTTCCAAGAAGGCTGGGTGTTGAGTTGGAATGAATATAGCATTTACCTTCTAGACACCGTCAACCAG GCTACAATTGCTGGTTTGGAAGGATCTGGTGATATTGTGTCTGTTTCCtgcacagaaaatgaaatatttttcttaaagggaGATAGGAACATTATAAGAATTTCAAGCAGACCTGAAGGACTGGCATCAATAG CGCGAGACAGCCTGGAGACGTCCGGGTGCACAGAGCAGGTGTCCGGGCAGCGCGCGGAGAAGCCGTCGGGGGCCACAGTTTCTGAGACGAGGCTCAGGGGCTCTTCCGTGGCCAGCTCCGTGGCCAGCGAGCCACGGAGCAGGAGCAGTTCTCTCAACTCCACCGACAGTGGCTCCGGGCTCCAGGCGGCGCCAGAGCCGGGGAGGGGTGGCCAGCCCGCCTCACAGAGATTCAGCGTGATCAGCTCAGAAGAGTTTGAGCAGGAGCTCGTGGTGAAGCCGCTGAaagtgagaaagaagaggaagaagaagtcaG aagGTGGAAGCCGGAGTGCCTGCCACAGTTCCCTTGAGTCAACTCCCTGCTGTGAGTTTCCGGGTGACAGTCCCCAGTCCTTGAGCACAGACCTGCTGTCCGTGACCTCAAGTTTGGGCAGCATTGTGGATCGCTCGAGCACAGAGTCTCCTGACCGGGAGAGTAACCTCAGCGGGGAGGTGAATGGTGTCCTGCAGGAGAATAATGACCCCGAAGCGTTCAGTGTCCTGGAGGTGCCTGAGCCTGCCCCTGACGTACTGAATGAAGGGCGTGACAGTAGACCTGAAAGTCCACGATGGAACCACGCAGGCGAGACGGAGCCACACAGGGGAGTGTGGACTTCACTCTTGGAGCTGAGAGAGGCTGTGGAAGGCAGTGATGTTACCGACCTCAGAGAGGAGCCTTGCCCCGCAGACGAGGGACTGAATAGCAGACAGTCACCCTGGCGAGAACAGGCCCGGGAAGCAGGGGACATGGAGCCCGATGACCCCCAAAGCACTTTTTCTGAAGCCCCCTTCCTAGACTCACCCCCGGTGCCTTCAAGCCTCAGCTGGGCCCCCCACGCGGAGCAGCGGCTGCCGGGGACCAGAGCTGGCGAAGGCGGCGCCGAGGGGCCCGGCAGGGGGCAGGGCTTCCTAACGCACGTGGAGGCCCCCGGCCACCTCGGCTCATCTCCCTGGCACGCTGTCACTGACAGTGACACAGGCCTAAAGGAAATGGCGGCCTCGGAACGTGACCTGGGGAGTGCGGGAGGACGGCGGACTCCCCCGGTCTCTGCCTTGGCGACTCGCACCCGTGAGCCGCGGCTGGAGCAGCCTTCCCGGGACCAGGTGTTAACGTCCAGCGACGAGGAGGACATCTATGCCCAAGGGTTGCCTTCATCTTCTTCGGAGACGAGCGTGACTGAGCTCGGGGGTAGTCGCTCCCTGCAGGACCTGAGCCAGCCCGGCACAGAAGACACCGGGCTGCTAAAGTCAGATCAG TTTGCAGAGAGCTGGATGGGGTACTCTGGCCCCGGCTACGGCATACTCAGCCTGGCGGTCTCCGAGAAGTACATCTGGTGCCTGGACTACAAAGGCGGCCTGTTCTGCAGCGCGCTGCCGGGCGCCGGGCTACGCTGGCAGAAGTTCGAAGACGCCGTCCAGCAGGTGGCAGTCTCACCCTCAG GCGCCCTCCTCTGGAAGATTGAACAGAAATCTAACCGAGCTTTTGCTTGTGGAAAAGTGACCATCAAGGGAAAGCGGCACTGGTACGAAGCGCTGCCCCAGGCGGTTTTTGTGGCCCTGAGCGATGACACGGCCTGGATCATCAGGACGAACGGAGACCTATACCTGCAGACAG GTCTCAGTGTGGATCGCCCCTGTGCCAGAGCCGTGAAGGTCGACTGTCCATACCCACTGTCCCAGATCACAGCCCGAAACAGCGTGGTGTGGGCGCTGACAGAGCAGAGGGCCCTCCTGTATCGGGAGGGCGTGAGCAGCTTCTGTCCTGAAGGGGAGCAGTGGAAATGTGACATCGTCAG TGAAAGGCAGGCTTTGGAACCTGTCTGTATAACCCTTGGGGACCAGCAGACTCTGTGGGCCCTGGACATCCGAGGGAACCTGTGGTTCAGGACCGGCATCGTTTCCAAGAAGCCTCAGGGAGACGACGACCATTGGTGGCAA GTGAGCATCACAGACTACGTGGTGTTCGACCAGTGCAGCTTATTCCAGACCATAATCCATGCCACGCACTCGGTGGCCACCGCAGCCCAGGTGCCCGTCGAAAAGGTGGCAGATAAACTGCGCATGGCCTTTTGGTCTCAGCAGCTTCAGTGCCAGCCAAGCCTTCTCGGGGTCAACAACAGTGGCGTCTGGATCTCCTCAGGCAAGAACGAATTCCATGTCGCTAAAGGAAATCTCATCG GCACTTACTGGAATAATGTTGTTCCCCGAGGGACAGCTTCTGCAACAAAATGGGCCTTTGTGCTGGCTTCCACTGCTCCCACAAAGGAAG GAAGTTCCCTGTGGCTGTGCCAGAGCAGCAAGGACCTGTGCAGCGTCAGCGCCCAGAACGCTCAGTCCCGCCCCTCCACGGTGCAGCTGCCTCCCGACGCCGAGATGAGGGCTTACGCCGCCTGCCAGGACGCCCTGTGGGCCCTGGACAGCCTCGGCCAGGTGTTCATCCGGACGCTGTCCAAGAGCTGCCCCACAGGCATGCACTGGACGAGGCTGGACCTTTCCCAGCTAG